A genome region from Prochlorococcus marinus CUG1417 includes the following:
- a CDS encoding DNA-directed RNA polymerase subunit gamma: MTNSNLRTENHFDYVKISIASPQRIMDWGQRTLPNGQVVGEVTKPETINYRTLKPEMDGLFCEKIFGPSKDWECHCGKYKRVRHRGIVCERCGVEVTESRVRRHRMGYIKLAAPVSHVWYLKGIPSYVAILLDIPLRDVEQIVYFNCYVVLDPGDHKDLKYKQLLTEDEWLEIEDEIYAEDSTIENEPFVGIGAEALKQLLEDLDLNQVAEELREEISSSKGQKRAKLIKRIRVIDNFIATNAKPEWMVLDAIPVIPPDLRPMVQLDGGRFATSDLNDLYRRVINRNNRLARLQEILAPEIIVRNEKRMLQEAVDALIDNGRRGRTVVGANNRALKSLSDIIEGKQGRFRQNLLGKRVDYSGRSVIVVGPKLKMHECGLPKEMAIELFQPFVIHRLIRQNIVNNIKAAKKLIQKADDEVMQVLQEVIEGHPILLNRAPTLHRLGIQAFEPKLVGGRAIQLHPLVCPAFNADFDGDQMAVHVPLALEAQTEARMLMLASNNILSPATGEPIVTPSQDMVLGSYYLTALQPNYQKPDFGDNKTTFASLEDVIFAFEDKRLSLHEWVWVRFNGEVEDEDEMRSPQKTEELEDGSRLERWNLRRDRFDSQNNLISRFVLTTVGRVVMNYTIIDSVSKT, encoded by the coding sequence ATGACAAACAGCAACCTAAGAACTGAAAATCACTTTGACTACGTCAAAATTTCTATAGCTTCTCCACAAAGAATAATGGATTGGGGACAGAGGACATTACCTAATGGACAAGTGGTAGGTGAAGTTACGAAACCTGAAACTATCAATTACAGGACACTTAAACCAGAAATGGATGGATTGTTTTGTGAAAAGATTTTTGGACCCTCTAAAGATTGGGAATGCCATTGTGGCAAGTATAAAAGAGTTAGACATAGAGGGATTGTTTGTGAGAGATGTGGTGTTGAGGTAACTGAAAGTAGAGTTAGAAGACATAGGATGGGCTACATAAAACTTGCTGCGCCAGTTTCCCATGTTTGGTATTTAAAAGGAATTCCTAGTTATGTTGCAATTCTTTTGGACATTCCGCTTAGAGATGTAGAACAAATAGTCTATTTTAATTGTTATGTTGTCTTAGATCCCGGCGATCATAAAGATCTCAAATATAAACAGTTACTTACTGAGGATGAATGGCTCGAAATTGAAGATGAAATCTATGCTGAAGATTCAACAATTGAAAATGAGCCTTTTGTAGGTATAGGTGCTGAGGCCCTCAAACAATTACTTGAAGACCTTGATTTAAATCAAGTCGCTGAAGAGCTCAGAGAAGAAATTTCTAGTAGTAAGGGGCAAAAAAGAGCAAAATTGATAAAAAGGATAAGAGTCATTGATAATTTTATTGCAACTAATGCAAAACCAGAATGGATGGTATTAGATGCAATTCCCGTTATCCCTCCAGATCTTAGACCTATGGTTCAACTTGATGGAGGAAGATTCGCAACGTCAGATTTAAATGATCTATATAGAAGAGTTATAAATAGAAATAATAGACTAGCTAGGCTTCAAGAAATTTTAGCTCCTGAAATTATTGTAAGAAATGAAAAAAGAATGCTTCAGGAGGCAGTTGATGCTCTTATAGATAATGGAAGAAGGGGAAGGACTGTTGTTGGGGCAAACAATAGAGCTCTTAAGTCTCTTAGCGACATCATTGAAGGAAAGCAAGGAAGATTCAGACAGAATCTTCTCGGCAAGCGTGTTGACTATTCAGGAAGATCTGTAATTGTTGTGGGCCCCAAATTAAAAATGCATGAATGTGGTCTTCCAAAGGAAATGGCGATTGAGCTCTTTCAACCTTTTGTAATTCATAGATTAATTCGTCAAAATATTGTAAATAATATTAAAGCTGCAAAAAAATTAATACAAAAAGCTGATGATGAAGTTATGCAGGTACTTCAGGAAGTAATTGAAGGTCATCCAATTCTTTTAAATAGAGCACCTACGCTTCATAGGTTAGGAATACAAGCTTTCGAACCAAAATTAGTTGGAGGTAGAGCAATTCAACTTCATCCTTTAGTTTGTCCAGCATTTAATGCTGATTTCGATGGAGATCAAATGGCAGTTCATGTCCCTTTAGCTTTAGAGGCTCAGACTGAAGCAAGAATGCTTATGTTGGCAAGTAATAATATTCTTTCTCCTGCGACTGGTGAACCAATTGTTACTCCATCTCAAGATATGGTTTTGGGATCTTATTATCTAACTGCTTTGCAGCCTAATTACCAAAAACCGGATTTTGGAGATAATAAGACTACTTTTGCTTCATTAGAAGATGTTATTTTTGCTTTCGAAGATAAAAGACTCAGCTTACATGAGTGGGTATGGGTTAGATTTAATGGCGAAGTTGAGGATGAAGATGAAATGAGAAGCCCTCAAAAAACTGAAGAGTTAGAAGATGGCTCAAGACTAGAAAGATGGAATTTGAGAAGAGACAGATTTGACTCTCAGAATAACTTAATAAGTAGATTTGTTCTCACAACAGTTGGGAGAGTAGTGATGAACTATACCATCATTGATTCTGTATCTAAAACCTAA